Proteins found in one Anaerolineales bacterium genomic segment:
- a CDS encoding UbiX family flavin prenyltransferase: MTRRIIIAVTGASGAVYGIRTLEILRSLSVETHLVLSDAARGMLADETGLTAETVRGLASKAYHPTDIQAPIASGSFAIDGMIIAPCSIKTLSAVANSFSADLIARAADVCLKEGCPLVLMVRESPLHLGHLRLMAQAAEAGAVICPPIPIFYGRPQSVADLVDSSVGRALARLGIENKHYPLWKGIGREDSSAD; this comes from the coding sequence ATGACCCGCCGCATCATCATCGCCGTCACCGGCGCTTCGGGCGCCGTTTACGGCATCCGGACTTTGGAAATCCTCCGCTCCCTCTCGGTCGAGACGCACTTGGTTCTCAGCGACGCCGCCCGCGGGATGCTGGCGGATGAGACCGGCCTCACCGCGGAAACCGTGCGCGGCTTGGCTTCGAAGGCCTACCACCCGACCGACATCCAGGCCCCGATCGCGTCCGGCTCCTTCGCAATCGACGGGATGATCATCGCCCCCTGTTCGATCAAAACGCTTTCGGCGGTCGCCAACTCCTTCTCCGCGGACCTGATCGCGCGTGCGGCGGACGTGTGCCTCAAGGAGGGCTGCCCGCTGGTTCTGATGGTGCGCGAATCCCCGCTGCACCTCGGTCACCTGCGGCTGATGGCCCAGGCCGCCGAGGCGGGTGCGGTCATCTGCCCGCCGATCCCGATCTTCTACGGCCGGCCGCAATCCGTCGCCGACCTTGTGGATTCCTCGGTCGGCCGGGCGCTGGCGCGCCTCGGAATCGAAAACAAACACTATCCGTTGTGGAAAGGAATCGGGCGGGAGGATTCCTCCGCCGACTAA